Proteins found in one Allorhizobium pseudoryzae genomic segment:
- a CDS encoding OmpW/AlkL family protein: protein MIKNGPAFAAILGAASVLLSGAVQAADLTPVAPAPAAEEAVAAAKSPWQIRVRALGVIPNDEGSVNGVAGSDLQYSNSVTPELDISYYFTDNIAAELILGTTSSKISGAGSLAGVEVGKTWILPPTLTLQYHFTDFGAFKPYVGAGINYTFFYNESEKAGFSNLKVDHHVGAALQVGFDYMIDQHWGFNFDVKKLFLETDWSATHSTLGPLSGKAKLDPWLVGAGVTYRF from the coding sequence ATGATCAAGAACGGGCCAGCTTTCGCCGCCATCCTGGGTGCGGCTTCGGTCCTTCTTTCGGGGGCTGTTCAGGCTGCCGATCTGACGCCGGTTGCACCGGCTCCAGCTGCCGAAGAAGCGGTGGCCGCGGCCAAGAGCCCGTGGCAGATCCGCGTGCGTGCGCTGGGCGTGATCCCGAACGATGAGGGTTCGGTCAACGGCGTTGCGGGTTCCGACCTGCAGTATTCGAACTCCGTGACCCCGGAACTCGATATCTCCTATTACTTCACCGACAACATCGCTGCCGAACTCATCCTCGGCACGACCAGTTCGAAGATTTCCGGCGCCGGCTCTCTGGCAGGCGTCGAGGTGGGCAAGACCTGGATCCTGCCGCCGACGCTGACGCTGCAGTATCACTTCACCGATTTCGGCGCCTTCAAGCCCTATGTCGGCGCGGGCATCAACTACACCTTCTTCTACAACGAATCGGAGAAGGCCGGCTTCAGCAACCTGAAGGTCGACCACCATGTGGGTGCGGCTCTGCAGGTGGGCTTCGATTACATGATCGACCAGCACTGGGGCTTCAACTTCGACGTCAAGAAGCTCTTCCTGGAAACCGACTGGAGCGCCACCCATTCGACGCTCGGCCCGCTCTCCGGCAAGGCCAAGCTTGATCCTTGGCTGGTCGGCGCCGGTGTGACCTACCGCTTCTAA
- a CDS encoding tellurite resistance TerB family protein, translated as MFDAKKLLDQFLGSQIPGLSGSVKDRAGQMSGYARNNPMKTSALAAAILGTKTGRKLAGNVATLGGVAAIAGLGYLAYKNYQSGSKPQGVPQDTAALEPPTDSPFHPQSAALTNDFALTLLRAMIAAAKADGHIDAFERQNIMQKVHEVDLGAEAEAFLARELADPIDLDALVAAGRTEEQRVEIYTASRLAIDPDTRAERGYLDLLAGRLKLPDALVDHIEATVSSAKVSL; from the coding sequence ATGTTCGACGCCAAGAAGCTTCTTGACCAGTTCCTCGGATCGCAGATCCCCGGCCTGTCCGGATCGGTCAAGGACCGCGCCGGGCAGATGAGCGGATATGCTCGCAACAACCCGATGAAGACGAGCGCGCTCGCTGCAGCGATCCTCGGCACCAAGACCGGTCGCAAGCTCGCCGGCAATGTCGCAACGCTGGGGGGCGTTGCTGCGATCGCCGGCCTCGGTTATCTTGCCTACAAGAATTACCAGTCCGGTTCCAAGCCGCAGGGTGTGCCGCAGGATACGGCGGCGCTGGAGCCGCCGACGGATTCGCCGTTCCATCCGCAATCCGCCGCGCTTACCAATGATTTTGCCCTGACGCTGCTGCGCGCAATGATCGCCGCTGCCAAGGCCGATGGTCATATCGATGCCTTCGAGCGGCAGAACATCATGCAGAAGGTGCATGAGGTGGACCTGGGCGCCGAGGCGGAAGCCTTTCTCGCCCGGGAGCTGGCCGATCCGATCGATCTCGACGCGCTGGTGGCCGCGGGCCGCACCGAGGAGCAGCGGGTGGAAATCTACACCGCCTCCCGCCTCGCCATCGATCCCGATACACGGGCCGAGCGGGGGTATCTCGATCTGCTCGCCGGCCGGCTGAAGCTGCCAGATGCGCTGGTCGATCATATCGAGGCGACCGTGTCCTCGGCCAAGGTCTCCCTCTGA
- a CDS encoding WD40 repeat domain-containing protein, whose translation MPTVAPLDLDGHVVAVQFLGDVPFFATAAGEIRRLEGGEKVTEAHDGLLTCVKDPFSTSLLTGGEDGKVMRIAADGSTTHIAEAPRKWINVVAGGPQGAVAYAHGKTSFVVLADGTVKEFTEERTVEALAFAPKGLRIAAARYNGVSLHWVNTSSPVADLDWKGAHNGVTFSPDGRFLVTTMQENALHGWKLDGKAGDARHMRMTGYPAKVKSYSWSPKGKWLATSGAPAAIVWPFSAKDGPMGKAPLELGTRANIMVTCVAFHPMEEVLAIGFIDGMILGVRVADGKEALLRRPGKGAITAMSWSGNGKLVAFGSEAGDCGVIDISA comes from the coding sequence ATGCCGACGGTTGCCCCCCTCGACCTCGACGGTCATGTCGTCGCCGTGCAGTTCCTCGGCGACGTTCCCTTCTTCGCCACCGCCGCCGGCGAGATCCGCCGGCTGGAGGGCGGCGAGAAGGTGACCGAAGCGCATGACGGCCTGCTGACCTGCGTCAAGGACCCTTTCAGCACTTCGCTGCTGACCGGCGGCGAAGATGGCAAGGTGATGCGGATTGCCGCCGATGGCAGCACGACACATATCGCCGAAGCGCCACGCAAATGGATCAACGTCGTCGCCGGCGGTCCGCAGGGCGCGGTCGCCTATGCGCATGGCAAGACCAGTTTCGTGGTGCTGGCCGATGGCACGGTGAAGGAATTCACTGAGGAACGCACGGTCGAGGCGCTGGCCTTCGCGCCGAAGGGTCTCCGGATCGCCGCCGCGCGTTATAATGGCGTGTCCCTGCATTGGGTGAATACCAGTTCGCCGGTCGCCGATCTGGACTGGAAGGGCGCGCATAACGGCGTCACCTTTTCGCCGGATGGACGCTTTCTGGTCACAACGATGCAGGAAAACGCCCTGCACGGCTGGAAACTGGATGGCAAGGCGGGTGATGCCCGCCACATGCGCATGACCGGTTACCCGGCCAAGGTGAAGTCCTATTCATGGTCGCCGAAGGGCAAATGGCTTGCCACCTCCGGTGCACCCGCCGCCATTGTCTGGCCCTTCTCGGCCAAGGATGGCCCGATGGGCAAGGCGCCGCTGGAACTCGGGACCCGTGCCAATATCATGGTCACCTGCGTTGCCTTCCATCCAATGGAAGAGGTGCTCGCCATCGGCTTCATCGACGGCATGATCCTTGGCGTGCGCGTTGCCGACGGCAAGGAAGCGCTGCTGCGCCGACCCGGCAAGGGCGCGATTACCGCGATGAGCTGGAGTGGCAACGGCAAGCTGGTCGCCTTCGGCTCCGAAGCCGGCGATTGCGGCGTCATCGACATTTCGGCGTAA
- a CDS encoding LysR family transcriptional regulator translates to MDTLTRMRAFIDVVEAEGFSAAARRTGRSKALLSKYVRELEDDLGALLLNRTTRQFSLTEAGHTYFRTASDILKEIDNLADLVRENNAELKGRLRVSVPRTFIDAEVGQSLIDFAKAHPDVSLDIVAEDRFVDLIEEGFDLAIRITKLEDSGMIARKLCDFRVYACATPDYVAQYAPLSHPQDLAGKPVIIDTNLRSHNNLRFQDGDGGGLISVPVTGPIEVNTPQATLRASRAGLGVAMVPDFLALPFIRSGELVTLFDDYIIKDRGIYAVYPHRRYLPAKVRVFVDFLSSWFRRTPPPSE, encoded by the coding sequence GTGGATACTTTGACGCGCATGCGTGCCTTTATCGACGTGGTGGAAGCCGAGGGGTTTTCGGCCGCGGCAAGGCGCACGGGACGCTCCAAGGCGCTTCTGTCGAAATATGTCCGGGAGCTGGAAGATGATCTCGGCGCCCTGCTTTTGAACCGCACCACGCGGCAATTTTCCCTGACGGAAGCGGGACATACCTATTTTCGGACCGCGTCTGACATCCTGAAGGAGATCGACAACCTCGCCGATCTGGTGCGCGAGAACAACGCCGAACTGAAAGGCCGCCTCCGGGTTTCCGTGCCACGCACCTTCATCGATGCCGAGGTCGGCCAGTCGCTGATCGATTTTGCCAAGGCCCATCCGGATGTTTCGCTCGACATCGTCGCCGAAGACCGGTTTGTCGACCTGATCGAGGAGGGTTTCGACCTCGCGATCCGAATCACCAAGCTTGAAGATTCGGGCATGATCGCCCGCAAGCTCTGCGACTTTCGCGTCTATGCCTGCGCGACACCGGATTATGTGGCGCAGTACGCGCCCCTCTCCCACCCGCAGGATCTCGCCGGCAAACCCGTCATCATCGACACCAACCTGCGGTCCCACAACAACCTGCGCTTCCAGGACGGCGACGGCGGAGGACTGATCAGCGTGCCGGTCACCGGACCGATCGAAGTCAATACGCCGCAGGCGACGCTCAGAGCCTCGCGCGCCGGGCTGGGCGTTGCTATGGTACCGGATTTTCTCGCCCTGCCCTTCATCCGCTCGGGCGAACTGGTGACCCTCTTCGACGACTACATCATCAAGGATCGCGGCATCTATGCGGTCTACCCGCATCGGCGCTATCTTCCGGCCAAGGTCCGCGTGTTTGTCGACTTCCTGTCCAGCTGGTTTCGCCGCACACCGCCGCCATCGGAGTGA
- a CDS encoding DUF1007 family protein gives MRMKPWLLAALLGLAPLPALAHPHIFVDARLEVLSDDHGNVTELRNVWRFDEMFSSSVLLDFDKNTDLKLDEHELAELGETMRTSLADFHYFTTITQDGKTIPIAKPDVIHVSYQDQQILAFFAVKPEKPLHLKGRLTFGIYDPSLYTAIDFPTDTDLVPEGKAIAACKHKVVRPDPDEVISQNKNTLTDAFFNDPTGTDMTKLFATRLEVTC, from the coding sequence ATGCGCATGAAACCATGGCTGCTTGCAGCCCTTCTCGGCCTCGCGCCTCTGCCGGCGCTGGCCCATCCGCATATTTTCGTCGATGCACGGCTGGAAGTGCTCTCCGACGACCATGGAAACGTGACCGAACTGCGCAATGTCTGGCGCTTCGACGAGATGTTTTCCTCCAGTGTGCTTCTGGATTTCGACAAGAACACCGATCTGAAGCTCGACGAACACGAACTGGCGGAACTCGGCGAGACCATGCGCACCTCGCTTGCCGATTTTCACTATTTCACGACGATCACCCAGGACGGCAAGACGATCCCGATTGCCAAGCCGGACGTGATCCACGTGAGCTACCAGGACCAGCAGATCCTCGCCTTCTTCGCCGTCAAACCGGAAAAGCCGCTGCATCTGAAGGGCAGGCTCACCTTCGGCATCTACGATCCGTCGCTCTATACCGCGATCGATTTCCCGACCGACACTGATCTGGTGCCGGAGGGCAAGGCAATTGCCGCCTGCAAGCACAAGGTGGTGCGGCCGGATCCCGATGAGGTGATTTCGCAGAACAAGAACACGCTCACCGATGCCTTTTTCAATGATCCGACGGGAACGGACATGACCAAGCTGTTCGCGACGCGCCTTGAGGTGACATGCTGA
- a CDS encoding nickel/cobalt transporter, which yields MLNRRTLTLGLLATLAVAAAAHAQSPLGVGAAEPSFDTSGFLGPFLSWINAYQQSFYRSLTAALRAMRQDPSALNTLVWLSFAYGVFHAAGPGHGKAVISSYMIANETALKRGIVISLLSALVQGAMAILLVAAAFYILRGSGITMTRATWAMEIASFGLVALFGAWLLGRKLYEIRPRFSSLPVFANAAPGAGPTGLRFQAIEVDHNHNDLAPGSYCADCGELHIPDPSTLKSKDFSVREAWSAIIAVGLRPCSGAILVMSFSILNGLYLAGGLSVLAMSLGTAITVSILAILAVTAKDVAVRLAGPRSKFASRLTTAIELLGALFILLVGLALLGASLQSGNLQTLW from the coding sequence ATGCTGAACCGCCGCACCCTCACCCTCGGCCTTCTGGCAACGCTTGCTGTGGCCGCCGCGGCCCATGCCCAGTCGCCGCTTGGCGTGGGTGCTGCCGAGCCCTCCTTCGATACGTCCGGTTTCCTCGGGCCCTTCCTCAGTTGGATCAACGCCTACCAGCAGTCCTTCTACCGCTCCCTGACGGCGGCGCTGCGCGCCATGCGGCAGGACCCCTCCGCGCTCAATACTCTGGTCTGGCTGTCTTTTGCCTATGGCGTCTTCCACGCTGCAGGTCCCGGCCACGGCAAGGCGGTCATCTCATCCTACATGATTGCCAACGAGACGGCGCTGAAGCGCGGCATCGTGATCTCTCTTCTCTCCGCGCTGGTGCAGGGTGCGATGGCGATCCTGCTGGTCGCCGCCGCCTTCTACATCCTGCGCGGCTCGGGCATCACCATGACCCGTGCCACCTGGGCGATGGAAATCGCGAGCTTCGGTCTCGTCGCGCTCTTCGGCGCCTGGCTGCTTGGCCGCAAGCTCTATGAGATCCGCCCGCGTTTCTCCTCGCTTCCTGTGTTCGCCAATGCAGCACCCGGCGCCGGGCCGACGGGCCTGCGTTTCCAGGCGATCGAGGTGGACCACAATCACAACGATCTCGCACCCGGCAGCTACTGCGCCGATTGCGGCGAATTGCACATTCCGGACCCGTCGACGCTCAAGTCGAAGGATTTCAGCGTCCGGGAGGCCTGGTCGGCGATCATCGCGGTCGGCCTGCGCCCCTGCTCCGGCGCCATCCTGGTGATGAGCTTTTCGATCCTGAACGGACTTTATCTGGCCGGCGGGCTCTCGGTGCTTGCCATGTCGCTCGGCACCGCCATCACCGTGTCGATCCTCGCCATCCTGGCCGTCACCGCCAAGGATGTCGCAGTCAGGCTTGCCGGTCCGAGGTCAAAGTTCGCCTCGCGGCTGACGACGGCGATCGAACTCTTAGGCGCCCTCTTCATCCTGCTGGTCGGACTTGCCCTGCTGGGCGCCTCCCTGCAGAGCGGCAACCTGCAGACGCTCTGGTAG
- a CDS encoding CobW family GTP-binding protein, with protein sequence MADTAPQKPVPVTVLTGYLGAGKTTLLNRILTESHGKKYAVIVNEFGEIGIDNDLIVESDEEIYEMNNGCICCTVRGDLIRVVEGLMRRPGRFDGIIVETTGLADPVPVAQTFFMDDDVRAKTELDAVVALVDAKHLPLRLKDSREAEDQIAFADVVVVNKTDLVTPEELATIEEIVRAINPAARIYKTTRSGVDLARVLDQGAFNLERALENDPHFLEHGHEDHICGPDCDHHHHDHDHHHHGHDHHHHDHDHDHGHDHHHHAAPSAIHDVTVKSISLRGGVMNPDRFFPWIQKVTQTDGPNILRLKGIIAFKGDEERYVVQGVHMIIEGDHQRPWKEGEKRESRLVFIGRDLDREKIEKSFLACQADQT encoded by the coding sequence ATGGCCGATACAGCCCCGCAGAAGCCCGTTCCCGTGACCGTTCTCACCGGTTATCTCGGTGCCGGCAAGACGACGCTTCTGAACCGCATCCTGACCGAAAGCCACGGCAAGAAATATGCCGTCATTGTCAACGAGTTCGGCGAGATCGGCATCGACAACGATCTGATCGTCGAGTCGGACGAAGAAATCTACGAGATGAACAATGGCTGCATCTGCTGCACCGTGCGCGGCGACCTGATCCGTGTGGTGGAAGGCCTGATGCGCCGTCCCGGCCGCTTCGATGGCATCATCGTGGAAACCACCGGCCTTGCCGATCCGGTGCCGGTGGCCCAGACCTTCTTCATGGATGACGACGTCCGCGCCAAGACCGAACTCGATGCGGTCGTGGCCCTCGTCGATGCCAAGCACCTGCCGCTGCGCCTGAAGGACAGCCGAGAGGCCGAAGACCAGATCGCCTTTGCCGATGTGGTCGTCGTCAACAAGACCGACTTGGTGACGCCGGAAGAACTCGCCACGATCGAGGAGATCGTGCGCGCCATCAACCCGGCCGCCCGCATCTACAAGACCACCCGCTCCGGCGTCGATCTGGCCCGCGTTTTGGATCAGGGCGCCTTCAACCTGGAGCGCGCGCTGGAAAACGATCCGCATTTCCTGGAACACGGCCACGAAGACCATATCTGCGGCCCGGATTGCGACCATCACCACCACGATCATGATCATCACCATCATGGTCACGATCACCATCATCATGACCATGATCACGACCACGGGCATGATCATCATCACCATGCCGCGCCGTCGGCGATCCATGATGTGACCGTCAAATCCATCTCGCTGCGCGGCGGCGTGATGAACCCGGACCGCTTCTTCCCCTGGATCCAGAAGGTGACACAGACGGACGGGCCGAATATCCTGCGCCTCAAGGGCATTATCGCCTTCAAGGGCGACGAGGAACGGTATGTCGTTCAGGGTGTCCACATGATCATCGAGGGCGATCACCAGCGTCCGTGGAAGGAGGGCGAGAAGCGCGAAAGCCGCCTCGTCTTCATCGGCCGCGATCTCGACCGCGAGAAGATCGAAAAGAGCTTCCTCGCCTGCCAGGCAGACCAGACCTGA
- a CDS encoding SDR family oxidoreductase translates to MRDPISFDMKHAIITGGAGLIGTGICRALLDAGWRVASFDMKDTDEDLQAAGVRHIFCDVGDEASVAGAFAELGWDSLDLLVNNAGVAGPVNGPIQDLSLEDWRRVTDSHLTAAFLMTRSAVPLMGEGTNIINMASTRAFMSEPQTEAYAASKGGLVALTHALAVSLGPKIRVNAIAPGWISGDAELRTEDHAQHPVGRVGHPQDVAEAVLYLTGAGFMTGQVLMLDGGMTRKMIYAE, encoded by the coding sequence ATGCGCGATCCTATCTCTTTCGACATGAAACATGCGATCATTACAGGCGGTGCCGGCCTCATCGGCACGGGGATCTGCCGGGCCTTGCTGGACGCCGGCTGGCGGGTGGCGTCCTTCGACATGAAGGATACGGATGAGGATCTGCAGGCCGCCGGCGTGCGGCACATCTTCTGCGATGTCGGCGACGAAGCCTCGGTTGCCGGAGCGTTTGCCGAACTCGGCTGGGACAGCCTCGATCTGCTGGTCAACAATGCCGGCGTGGCGGGGCCGGTCAATGGCCCGATCCAGGATCTCTCGCTCGAGGACTGGCGGCGTGTGACCGACAGCCATCTGACCGCCGCCTTCCTGATGACGCGGTCCGCTGTGCCGCTGATGGGGGAGGGGACAAACATCATCAACATGGCCTCCACGCGCGCCTTTATGTCGGAGCCGCAGACGGAGGCCTATGCGGCGTCCAAGGGCGGGCTTGTGGCGCTGACGCATGCGCTGGCCGTCAGCCTTGGGCCGAAGATCCGCGTCAATGCCATTGCGCCCGGCTGGATATCCGGTGACGCGGAGCTTCGGACAGAGGATCACGCGCAGCATCCCGTGGGTCGGGTCGGGCACCCGCAGGATGTTGCCGAGGCGGTGCTGTATCTGACCGGCGCCGGCTTCATGACCGGACAGGTTCTAATGCTGGATGGTGGCATGACAAGGAAGATGATCTACGCGGAATAG
- a CDS encoding GNAT family N-acetyltransferase, which yields MRDLATFKGCPPPAPVRLEGQYVILEPYERAVHIQTLWEALGGEEGINDLIHFFPNPIYKAKEEFADWLEGMNRDGRLITLVFRDKEDGEVVGMASYMRPDPANGVIEVGSVAHGPAMKRSPLSTEVHYLMARHVFKDLGYRRYEWKCHNENEPSKASAARYGFTFEGVFRQHMVSKGANRDTAWFSMIDGEWPLLSKAFEAWLAPENFDDHGHQKRRLEEIRAELREGCA from the coding sequence ATGCGTGATTTAGCGACTTTCAAGGGCTGCCCGCCGCCGGCACCCGTGCGGCTGGAAGGCCAGTATGTGATCCTGGAGCCCTATGAGCGCGCCGTGCATATCCAGACGCTCTGGGAGGCACTTGGCGGCGAGGAGGGCATCAACGATCTCATCCACTTCTTTCCGAACCCCATCTACAAGGCGAAGGAAGAATTTGCCGACTGGCTGGAGGGGATGAACCGGGATGGCCGCCTCATCACGCTCGTCTTCCGAGACAAGGAGGACGGCGAGGTCGTCGGCATGGCAAGCTACATGCGACCGGACCCTGCCAACGGTGTCATTGAGGTGGGTTCCGTCGCGCATGGGCCGGCGATGAAGCGCTCGCCGCTTTCCACCGAAGTGCATTACCTGATGGCGCGCCACGTCTTCAAGGATCTCGGCTACCGTCGTTACGAGTGGAAGTGCCACAACGAGAACGAGCCGAGCAAGGCGAGTGCCGCGCGCTACGGCTTCACCTTCGAAGGCGTGTTCCGCCAGCATATGGTCTCCAAGGGCGCGAACCGGGATACCGCCTGGTTCTCGATGATCGACGGCGAGTGGCCGCTGTTGTCGAAGGCCTTTGAAGCCTGGCTTGCGCCGGAGAACTTTGACGATCACGGCCACCAGAAGCGCCGGCTGGAAGAGATCCGTGCCGAACTCAGGGAAGGTTGCGCATGA
- a CDS encoding GNAT family N-acetyltransferase produces MAAVLDAVRALFAPNTFTIAHETPADVVAREALLDRAMGRDRRKKSSEKIRRGRVPAEGLALVARDPAGHVIGTVRLWNVEAGVSASGVPVDALLLGPLAVDSAYEGKGIGSALMRAAIAEAHQRGHGAILLVGDAPYYERFGFFAEKAQHLVMPGPFARDRFLGLELKPGWLSGAAGMLVASGRKLSRPTLRRAA; encoded by the coding sequence ATGGCCGCTGTTCTTGACGCTGTGCGCGCTTTGTTTGCGCCGAACACCTTTACCATTGCCCACGAAACGCCGGCCGATGTGGTCGCGCGTGAGGCACTGCTCGATCGCGCCATGGGCCGCGATCGCCGCAAGAAGTCATCCGAAAAGATCCGCCGCGGCCGTGTGCCGGCGGAAGGGCTGGCGCTGGTTGCGCGCGATCCGGCCGGCCACGTGATCGGCACGGTCCGTCTGTGGAACGTCGAAGCCGGCGTCTCCGCTTCCGGCGTGCCGGTGGATGCGCTGCTGCTCGGACCGCTGGCGGTCGATTCAGCCTATGAAGGCAAGGGAATCGGCTCGGCGCTGATGCGGGCGGCGATTGCCGAAGCGCACCAGCGTGGCCACGGCGCCATCCTGCTCGTCGGTGACGCGCCCTATTACGAGCGCTTCGGCTTCTTCGCCGAAAAGGCGCAGCACCTGGTGATGCCGGGTCCGTTTGCCCGTGACCGCTTCCTCGGCCTCGAACTGAAGCCCGGCTGGCTCTCCGGCGCTGCCGGCATGCTGGTGGCAAGCGGGCGCAAGCTCTCACGCCCGACGCTTCGCCGGGCCGCCTGA
- a CDS encoding intracellular growth attenuator family protein translates to MTNGSSRSAAIAAAVIMGGFMLLFFVMPSIMIWLGNISPWIAGLFGLAAVLSFFLVFWLRARHQRRKG, encoded by the coding sequence ATGACCAACGGCTCAAGCCGCTCGGCCGCCATCGCTGCGGCCGTCATCATGGGCGGCTTCATGCTGCTGTTCTTCGTGATGCCCAGCATCATGATCTGGCTCGGCAATATCTCGCCCTGGATTGCCGGTCTGTTCGGGCTGGCCGCGGTCTTGTCCTTCTTCCTGGTCTTCTGGCTGAGAGCCCGCCACCAGCGGCGCAAGGGCTGA
- the odc2 gene encoding ornithine/lysine decarboxylase → MTTARILDFLRTERPEGPCLVVDLDVVRGNYNAFRHALPDSAIYYAVKANPEPEILKLLASLGSSFDCASVAEIQMALAAGATADRISFGNTIKKERDVARAFELGVRLFAVDSHEEVEKVARAAPGARVFCRVLTDGEGAEWPLSRKFGCVPQMAVDVLVYAHQLGLESYGVSFHVGSQMTKVDAWDSALADAKRVFAQLAKQGIVLQMVNMGGGFPTKYLRDIPSAEEYGQAIFAALRKHFGNNLPKTIIEPGRGMVGNAGVIKAEVVLVSKKSDNDEHRWVFLDIGKFGGLAETMDEAIRYPIRTPRDGDAMQPCVIAGPTCDSADVLYEKNMYPLPITLTVGDEVLIEGTGAYTTTYSAVAFNGFDPLKAYVI, encoded by the coding sequence ATGACCACTGCTCGTATCCTTGACTTCCTCCGCACCGAGCGCCCCGAAGGCCCTTGCCTGGTCGTGGACCTCGACGTCGTGCGCGGCAACTACAACGCCTTCCGTCACGCCCTGCCGGACAGCGCGATCTACTATGCCGTGAAGGCAAATCCGGAGCCGGAAATCCTCAAGCTGCTCGCCTCGCTGGGCTCGAGCTTCGATTGCGCTTCCGTCGCCGAAATCCAGATGGCGCTTGCCGCCGGTGCGACCGCTGACCGTATCTCCTTCGGCAACACGATCAAGAAGGAGCGCGATGTTGCGCGTGCCTTCGAACTCGGTGTTCGCCTGTTTGCCGTCGATAGTCACGAGGAAGTCGAAAAGGTTGCCCGTGCAGCTCCCGGCGCCCGCGTGTTCTGCCGCGTGCTGACCGATGGCGAAGGCGCCGAATGGCCGCTGTCGCGCAAGTTCGGCTGCGTGCCGCAGATGGCCGTCGATGTTCTGGTCTACGCCCATCAGCTGGGTCTCGAATCCTACGGCGTCTCGTTCCATGTCGGCTCGCAGATGACCAAGGTCGATGCCTGGGATTCGGCTCTTGCCGATGCCAAGCGCGTCTTCGCACAGCTCGCCAAGCAGGGCATCGTCCTGCAGATGGTGAACATGGGCGGCGGCTTCCCGACCAAGTACCTGCGCGACATTCCGTCTGCCGAAGAATATGGCCAGGCCATCTTTGCGGCGCTTCGCAAGCATTTCGGCAACAACCTGCCGAAGACGATCATCGAGCCGGGTCGCGGCATGGTCGGCAATGCGGGTGTCATCAAGGCGGAAGTCGTTCTGGTGTCGAAGAAGTCTGACAATGACGAACACCGCTGGGTCTTCCTCGACATCGGCAAGTTCGGCGGTCTGGCCGAAACCATGGACGAGGCCATTCGCTACCCGATCCGCACCCCGCGCGACGGCGATGCGATGCAGCCCTGCGTGATCGCCGGTCCGACCTGCGATTCGGCAGACGTTCTGTATGAGAAGAACATGTACCCGCTGCCGATCACGCTGACGGTGGGCGACGAGGTTCTGATCGAAGGCACCGGCGCCTACACGACGACCTACTCGGCCGTCGCCTTCAACGGCTTCGACCCGCTGAAGGCCTACGTAATCTGA
- a CDS encoding serine hydrolase domain-containing protein, protein MLTRRTFALCLPITLAALSVRAQGAADAASPSAEAGALPPSGSAPSLPEILERGERLPPLKAVIVSQDGAQLAERGYHGYAATDSTNIKSASKSIVSAMVGIAIDKGLLDGVDQPIAPLLISDLPENPDPRLARITIGQLLSMQSGLGPSYARMIASRNWVRFTLADDFVEDPGGDMVYSTASTHLLSAILAKVGGKPTLELAQDWFDPLDGFRIGSWSRDRQGIHIGGNQMAMTTRSLHAFGELYRRGGRTEDGVQVVPEAWVKTSWEQRTTSRYSGDGYGYCWFLKEIGGEDVRFAWGYGGQMLYIVPRLALTVTMTSESDSPSAANGYRDRLHALLADIVGAVRTT, encoded by the coding sequence ATGCTGACACGCCGGACCTTTGCCCTTTGCCTGCCGATCACCCTTGCCGCGCTTTCCGTGCGGGCTCAAGGCGCTGCCGATGCGGCATCACCGAGCGCAGAGGCCGGCGCTCTTCCACCGTCCGGTTCCGCGCCGTCCCTTCCGGAGATCCTGGAGCGCGGCGAACGCCTGCCGCCGCTCAAAGCCGTCATCGTTTCGCAAGACGGCGCGCAACTCGCCGAGCGCGGTTATCATGGCTACGCAGCGACGGACTCCACCAACATCAAGTCGGCGTCGAAATCGATCGTCTCGGCCATGGTCGGGATTGCGATCGACAAGGGGCTGCTCGATGGCGTGGATCAGCCGATCGCACCGCTGTTGATATCCGACCTGCCGGAAAACCCCGATCCGCGGCTCGCCCGCATCACCATTGGCCAGTTGTTGTCGATGCAATCCGGCCTCGGGCCGAGCTACGCGCGGATGATCGCCAGCCGCAACTGGGTGCGCTTCACGCTGGCCGATGATTTCGTCGAGGACCCGGGTGGCGACATGGTCTATTCCACCGCCTCGACCCATCTTCTCTCCGCCATCCTCGCGAAAGTCGGCGGAAAACCGACGCTGGAACTGGCGCAAGACTGGTTCGATCCGCTCGATGGATTTCGCATCGGCTCCTGGTCACGCGACCGGCAGGGCATCCATATCGGCGGCAACCAGATGGCCATGACCACGCGTTCCCTGCATGCCTTCGGAGAACTGTACCGGCGCGGCGGCCGCACGGAAGATGGCGTGCAGGTGGTGCCGGAGGCGTGGGTCAAGACCTCCTGGGAACAGCGGACCACCTCCCGCTATTCCGGCGATGGCTACGGTTACTGCTGGTTCCTGAAAGAGATCGGCGGCGAGGACGTGCGCTTCGCCTGGGGGTATGGCGGACAGATGCTCTACATCGTGCCGCGCCTGGCACTCACCGTCACCATGACCTCCGAATCCGATTCGCCCTCGGCCGCCAACGGCTACCGCGACCGGCTGCACGCGCTGCTGGCGGATATTGTTGGGGCTGTGCGAACGACCTAA